A genomic stretch from Bacteroidota bacterium includes:
- a CDS encoding DEAD/DEAH box helicase family protein: MLHTIIQSKKNEWIQSPDCAVSSLLNYIREKGQLRDTQIEAIETYLFLKIQGENKPLWQLFSEGFFKHGTDLNKLNINQAAREYLEKHVNAQALYDFARQPNGKGQLIPNLSQAIVDHPETLDYDRIIRAIFYNVSYADYLMSLPMGAGKTFLMAAIIYLDLYFADNDPDNKAFAHNFLVLVPSGLKSSIIPSLRTIQNFDPSWVLPEPSASKLKRLLKFDVLDEAKTAKKSNKARNPNAQKVNACLPNPFGQVFVVNAEKVVLESFKFDAQLQLALDEEEKDTTNDLKRLFGQIPNMSILIDEVHHAASDDIKLRQAVNYWQSKGNITTVLGFSGTPYLSSAETIPVGDFAFKFAQITNTVYFYPLVTAIRKFLKSPTVRVAESLDRLQIIEQGIRDFDGQYKTKRYGNGTIAKIAIYCSNIEVLEEEIYPFLTGTMQIDPSEILKYHGGNATYKLPKENELEFRSLDLPISRKQYILLVQVGKEGWDCPSLTGVVLSQKGDCPQNMVLQTSCRCLRQVDKNSQETALIWLNKENAQTLNDQLKKEQETSIQELNGLKKVPITDLVMRVSRMDYLNLPTVDFYQLKVTYQAIEEAADPQTAAKLKKLRTNLDSYKSNASVSSSELMHIGEGDIAILGESGNETANFNQWKFAICRESLSTLGLDALLPYESTLKAIFQSITFDQEGKKVFDDRYDRAAIASKIRLAFVTSRELETKKEVVPQAASLLIVENLDAVERNPNLFPNDADVAKILSLDPHGVAVERSEAEILQAYDMMKQAILDSNPAMAAWVPTLDAFRAQNQLTPVIANKDSSFHYLPYNFKASTFEMLMLQRALALEEFKQRGLEIYYNGERGLTGFVIHCFAKEGRYWKNIGKYTADFLIIQRKAKDKIHKALILETKGAGYANDPVFIRKKKFLETTFIEENKANFGYKRFDFLYLEDSNDLSTNVLQLNSRITQFFND, translated from the coding sequence ATGCTCCATACCATCATCCAAAGCAAGAAAAACGAATGGATTCAGTCGCCGGATTGTGCGGTTTCATCCTTGCTCAATTACATTCGGGAAAAGGGACAACTCCGAGACACACAGATTGAGGCGATTGAGACGTACCTGTTTCTAAAGATTCAAGGGGAAAACAAACCTTTGTGGCAGCTCTTTTCGGAAGGCTTTTTCAAGCATGGCACTGACTTGAACAAGCTCAACATCAATCAAGCTGCTCGGGAATATCTGGAAAAACACGTCAACGCCCAGGCCTTGTACGATTTTGCGCGGCAACCCAACGGCAAGGGACAACTGATTCCCAATCTGTCCCAAGCAATCGTCGATCATCCAGAGACACTGGACTATGATAGGATCATTCGTGCGATTTTCTACAACGTGAGCTATGCCGACTATCTGATGAGTTTGCCAATGGGAGCGGGCAAAACCTTCCTCATGGCGGCCATCATCTATCTGGACCTCTACTTTGCGGACAATGATCCTGACAATAAGGCTTTTGCACACAATTTTCTCGTCCTTGTACCATCTGGCTTAAAATCATCGATTATTCCGAGCTTGCGGACGATCCAAAACTTCGATCCGTCATGGGTATTGCCGGAACCGTCGGCAAGCAAGCTTAAGCGTTTGCTCAAATTTGATGTGCTCGATGAAGCCAAGACCGCAAAGAAAAGCAACAAGGCACGCAATCCGAATGCGCAGAAAGTAAATGCTTGCCTTCCCAATCCGTTTGGGCAAGTCTTTGTGGTCAATGCTGAGAAAGTCGTCTTGGAGAGCTTCAAATTTGATGCACAGCTTCAATTGGCGTTGGACGAAGAGGAAAAGGACACCACCAATGACCTCAAGCGCTTGTTTGGGCAGATTCCCAACATGTCGATTCTGATCGATGAGGTGCATCATGCCGCAAGTGACGACATCAAACTCCGCCAAGCAGTCAACTATTGGCAGAGCAAAGGAAATATCACCACTGTCTTGGGCTTTTCAGGTACGCCTTACCTTTCTTCGGCTGAGACCATTCCCGTAGGTGACTTTGCCTTCAAATTTGCGCAGATCACCAATACCGTATATTTCTATCCCTTGGTGACTGCCATCAGGAAGTTTTTAAAATCACCGACGGTGAGGGTGGCGGAAAGCTTGGACAGGTTGCAGATTATCGAGCAGGGCATCCGGGACTTTGACGGGCAGTACAAAACCAAACGGTATGGCAATGGCACCATTGCCAAGATTGCCATCTATTGCAGTAACATTGAGGTGCTAGAGGAGGAAATTTATCCCTTCCTCACGGGCACCATGCAGATTGATCCCTCTGAGATTCTGAAATATCATGGGGGCAATGCGACCTACAAATTGCCCAAAGAAAATGAGCTGGAGTTTAGGTCACTCGACCTTCCTATTTCGCGGAAACAGTACATTTTGTTGGTGCAGGTGGGCAAGGAAGGCTGGGATTGTCCAAGCCTGACGGGGGTTGTCCTGTCTCAGAAAGGCGACTGTCCGCAGAATATGGTTTTGCAAACTTCTTGCCGATGCCTCAGACAAGTGGACAAAAATAGCCAAGAAACTGCACTGATTTGGCTCAACAAGGAGAATGCGCAAACGCTCAATGACCAACTCAAGAAGGAGCAAGAAACAAGCATTCAGGAGCTGAATGGTCTCAAAAAAGTTCCAATCACGGATTTGGTGATGCGTGTTTCTCGTATGGACTATTTGAACTTACCAACGGTCGATTTTTACCAGCTCAAGGTGACTTATCAGGCCATCGAAGAGGCCGCGGATCCACAAACGGCGGCAAAACTCAAGAAACTGCGTACCAATCTGGACAGTTACAAGTCCAATGCCTCGGTGAGTAGCAGTGAATTGATGCATATCGGCGAGGGCGACATTGCCATTTTGGGTGAATCTGGGAATGAAACTGCAAACTTCAATCAGTGGAAGTTTGCGATCTGTAGGGAAAGTTTAAGCACGTTGGGCTTGGATGCGTTGTTGCCCTATGAATCCACGTTGAAAGCTATTTTCCAGTCCATCACGTTTGATCAGGAAGGGAAAAAAGTATTTGATGACCGCTATGACCGTGCGGCGATTGCCTCCAAGATCAGGCTTGCTTTTGTGACATCTCGGGAGTTGGAAACAAAAAAGGAGGTGGTGCCACAAGCAGCGAGTTTGCTGATCGTGGAAAATCTGGATGCCGTCGAACGCAACCCCAATTTGTTTCCCAATGATGCCGATGTTGCAAAAATATTGAGTCTTGATCCCCACGGTGTTGCGGTTGAACGCAGCGAGGCTGAAATCTTGCAGGCCTATGACATGATGAAGCAGGCAATCTTGGATTCAAATCCAGCAATGGCAGCTTGGGTCCCAACGCTCGATGCCTTCCGCGCACAAAATCAGCTCACGCCCGTAATCGCCAACAAAGACAGCAGCTTCCATTATTTGCCGTACAATTTCAAGGCAAGCACCTTTGAAATGTTGATGCTTCAAAGAGCCTTAGCTTTGGAGGAGTTCAAGCAACGTGGACTCGAAATCTATTACAATGGCGAGCGTGGCCTGACAGGTTTTGTGATTCATTGTTTCGCCAAGGAAGGCCGCTACTGGAAAAACATCGGCAAATACACCGCCGACTTTCTCATCATACAACGCAAGGCCAAGGACAAGATTCACAAGGCCCTGATTTTGGAAACCAAGGGCGCAGGCTATGCCAATGATCCTGTGTTTATTCGGAAGAAAAAATTCTTGGAGACGACCTTTATTGAGGAGAACAAAGCCAATTTTGGCTACAAGCGTTTTGACTTTTTGTATTTGGAAGACAGCAATGATCTGTCTACGAACGTTTTACAACTCAATTCCCGCATTACGCAATTTTTCAACGACTGA
- a CDS encoding T9SS type A sorting domain-containing protein: MVWHTASVGGAPAVGTILGTRGSSFRPTNPATFTYYAATTRINLPCVASTRIPVTLTQNLSPSVIASSNSPVCQGDTLNLSVVVNSSYAWSGPAGFNATNQFPSIPNFGSNMAGNYFITVTGGNGCTATDTLAVNFLPTPATPSGANDGSYCIGDPVPSLTVAAPPVGQTVYWFAAPVGGGLASGTVSGIRGNTFLPTSGATATYYAETWLDVGGCISASRTPVTLTLNSLPTLVTSSNAPVCMGDTIFLNAAGGNIYAWNGPNGFSSTLQNPFFVLVDSTLLGSYGLTATDSNGCANSTALVVTTLPPVIADFSFVQNPGSGLDWTFSDASSGNPTAWEWEFGDGTTSNLQNPSHTYTASGNYNVQLIATDSCGHDTLLQNIGVVGTAAAIIPVITISPNPCNGNFQIETSGWVDGEAFVEITNMHGQLILQRKVDIHSGQFQFDISLGQVAGGTYFVKISNAGQSVVKKLMVL; this comes from the coding sequence GTGGTTTGGCACACCGCATCCGTGGGTGGTGCGCCTGCCGTGGGTACCATTTTGGGAACGCGAGGGAGTTCATTTCGGCCAACCAATCCGGCGACCTTCACTTATTATGCCGCTACCACACGGATAAACCTGCCTTGTGTCGCAAGCACACGTATCCCTGTAACGTTGACACAAAACTTAAGCCCATCCGTTATTGCAAGTTCAAACAGTCCTGTTTGCCAAGGAGATACTCTCAATTTGTCCGTTGTGGTCAACAGCAGCTATGCTTGGTCAGGCCCGGCGGGATTCAACGCAACCAATCAATTCCCCTCCATCCCCAATTTTGGGTCCAATATGGCGGGTAACTATTTCATCACGGTCACGGGCGGCAATGGCTGCACGGCGACCGATACCCTTGCCGTGAACTTTCTCCCAACTCCTGCAACGCCCTCCGGAGCGAATGATGGGAGCTATTGTATTGGAGACCCTGTCCCGAGCCTTACCGTTGCTGCACCGCCGGTCGGGCAGACCGTTTATTGGTTCGCAGCGCCTGTCGGCGGCGGGCTCGCGAGTGGGACGGTTTCCGGAATTCGTGGAAACACCTTCCTACCGACAAGCGGGGCCACGGCAACCTACTATGCGGAAACATGGTTGGACGTCGGAGGCTGTATCAGCGCGAGTCGGACGCCCGTCACGCTTACGTTAAATTCCTTACCAACCTTGGTTACCAGCAGCAACGCGCCCGTTTGCATGGGCGACACGATATTCTTGAACGCTGCGGGTGGCAACATTTACGCCTGGAATGGCCCGAATGGCTTTTCCTCCACGCTGCAAAATCCGTTCTTCGTGCTAGTTGATTCGACCCTGTTGGGATCCTACGGTTTGACTGCCACCGACAGCAATGGTTGCGCCAACAGCACCGCGCTTGTGGTCACCACCCTACCACCTGTGATTGCCGATTTTAGCTTCGTCCAAAACCCAGGGTCAGGTCTTGATTGGACATTTTCCGACGCATCCTCGGGAAATCCGACGGCTTGGGAATGGGAATTTGGTGATGGAACCACGAGTAATCTTCAGAATCCCAGCCATACCTATACGGCATCGGGCAACTACAACGTACAGTTAATCGCCACTGATTCTTGTGGCCATGACACCCTCCTGCAAAACATCGGCGTGGTGGGAACGGCGGCGGCCATTATACCTGTGATTACAATTTCTCCGAATCCTTGCAATGGAAACTTCCAGATTGAAACCTCCGGATGGGTTGACGGGGAGGCATTCGTAGAAATCACCAATATGCACGGTCAATTGATTTTACAACGAAAAGTCGACATCCATTCCGGCCAATTCCAGTTTGATATCTCCCTCGGACAAGTTGCCGGCGGCACCTATTTTGTAAAGATCTCCAACGCTGGACAATCTGTCGTGAAGAAATTGATGGTGCTGTAA
- a CDS encoding PKD domain-containing protein: protein MVSFKANTTMKNIATYFRNGMVLLAGLGVGLTAAAQMVVVNVNINQPAALVANAGSPNGIQLCEGDTVTLGGTPAASGGTAPFFYLWSPSTTMSGATLANPQAWPGTNQVYSLMVTDSNNCTSNGSVSLTVSTVPVSAYNFNANGLAVTFTDQSSGTVTDWLWDFGDGNTSTLQNPTHTYANAGQYTVCLTASNNGCGQESCIPLTVIVGVEDAMTFSGLQLAPNPFQIETQLRFTMTEANHVRLEAYDLQGKMIALVFDGLESSGDKAIVFNPSKLGASAGIYLLKLTVGEKVGWIKGVKSE from the coding sequence ATGGTTTCATTCAAAGCGAATACGACAATGAAAAATATAGCTACATATTTCCGCAATGGAATGGTTTTGCTTGCCGGACTGGGTGTCGGCTTGACAGCAGCGGCACAAATGGTGGTGGTCAATGTGAACATCAATCAGCCTGCTGCCTTGGTGGCCAATGCAGGCTCGCCCAATGGCATTCAACTCTGCGAAGGCGATACGGTCACCCTTGGCGGCACTCCTGCGGCTTCGGGCGGCACTGCTCCCTTCTTTTATCTCTGGAGCCCTTCGACCACGATGAGTGGTGCTACCTTGGCCAATCCACAGGCTTGGCCCGGTACCAACCAAGTGTATTCATTGATGGTGACCGATTCCAACAATTGCACGAGCAATGGCTCCGTGAGCTTGACGGTTTCAACTGTTCCTGTTTCTGCATACAATTTTAATGCGAATGGTTTGGCGGTGACATTCACCGATCAAAGTTCGGGGACGGTCACCGATTGGCTTTGGGACTTTGGGGATGGCAATACGAGCACCTTGCAAAATCCAACGCATACCTATGCCAACGCCGGACAATACACGGTCTGCTTGACGGCAAGCAACAATGGTTGCGGCCAAGAATCTTGCATTCCACTCACGGTCATCGTCGGCGTGGAAGATGCGATGACGTTTTCTGGATTGCAGCTTGCACCGAACCCCTTCCAAATCGAAACGCAATTGCGCTTCACGATGACGGAGGCCAACCACGTGCGCTTGGAAGCCTATGACTTGCAAGGCAAGATGATTGCCTTGGTCTTTGATGGGTTGGAAAGCTCCGGCGACAAGGCCATTGTCTTCAATCCTTCGAAGTTGGGGGCATCCGCAGGCATTTATCTCTTGAAATTGACCGTCGGCGAAAAGGTCGGATGGATCAAGGGAGTGAAAAGTGAATAA
- a CDS encoding T9SS type A sorting domain-containing protein, whose protein sequence is MKSRFAHALLLVFAFLSWIPNTLRAQTIPNPAGNPLEMEHEVQDDPYRPNAYGNLRTTPPYRFVGGSANKVSASSIFTHQANVDPAGNNIVGDAANEPSIAVNPLNPDQIAIGWRQFDDVSSNFRQAGWNRSTNGGQTWGFVSIIDPGVFRSDPVLDYDMAGKFYYNSLTNVPNYFCKTYGSTDGGSSWDVGTDAGGGDKQWIAIDRTSGVGAGNIYSFWSEFFTACSPGFFTRSTNGNSSYEACTYVDGSPWRGTIAVGSNGNLYIGAMSSLTQDSVVFSKSTNAETPGSTISWTTRLVFMDGKLELGLPINPAGLTGQINLETDVSGGATDGNIYIMGPMTRYSNSDPCDVMFVRSTDEGATWSAPIKVNDDNSITNNQWMATMAVAPNGRIDAAWLDTRDAPGSDFSALYYSYSLDAGVTWSANEKLSDAFDPHVGYPNQNKMGDYFDMVSTNSGAHLAWAGTLNGEEDVYYSFIQPAVIAGVAASEASVEFSISPNPTDGQLILEVAEGKTELVILNPIGNIVHQQQLRKGATELDLRTLPAGMYLLRITAANGTSSTKRMVKL, encoded by the coding sequence ATGAAATCTCGATTCGCACACGCTTTGCTGCTTGTATTCGCCTTTTTGAGCTGGATTCCGAATACGCTTCGTGCACAGACCATTCCAAATCCGGCCGGAAATCCGCTCGAAATGGAACACGAAGTTCAGGACGATCCCTATCGCCCCAATGCCTACGGCAATCTGCGCACCACGCCGCCCTATCGTTTTGTCGGCGGTTCGGCAAATAAAGTCTCTGCATCCTCGATTTTCACACATCAAGCAAATGTCGATCCTGCCGGCAACAACATTGTCGGGGACGCCGCCAACGAACCCAGCATCGCCGTGAATCCGCTCAATCCGGATCAGATTGCCATCGGATGGCGGCAGTTTGACGATGTCAGCAGCAACTTCAGGCAAGCCGGATGGAACCGCAGCACCAACGGCGGGCAAACTTGGGGATTCGTTTCAATCATTGATCCGGGCGTCTTTCGCTCGGACCCCGTTTTGGATTATGATATGGCGGGCAAATTCTACTACAATAGCCTGACCAACGTCCCAAACTACTTTTGCAAAACATATGGCAGCACAGATGGCGGCTCGAGTTGGGATGTAGGCACGGATGCCGGCGGCGGAGACAAACAATGGATTGCGATCGACCGCACTTCGGGCGTCGGCGCCGGGAACATCTACTCCTTTTGGTCCGAATTTTTCACTGCTTGTTCACCGGGATTTTTTACACGGTCCACCAACGGAAACAGCAGCTACGAAGCCTGCACCTATGTCGATGGCAGCCCTTGGCGCGGCACAATTGCGGTAGGCAGCAACGGAAACCTCTACATCGGCGCGATGAGTTCGCTGACGCAAGACAGCGTGGTCTTTTCCAAATCCACCAATGCTGAGACGCCAGGCTCCACCATCTCTTGGACGACACGTTTGGTCTTCATGGACGGCAAACTGGAACTTGGCTTGCCGATCAATCCTGCCGGGCTCACGGGGCAAATCAACTTGGAAACCGATGTTTCCGGCGGCGCCACCGACGGGAATATCTACATCATGGGTCCGATGACCAGGTATTCCAACAGCGATCCTTGCGACGTGATGTTTGTGCGCAGCACCGACGAAGGCGCCACTTGGAGCGCTCCGATAAAGGTCAATGACGACAATTCCATCACCAACAACCAATGGATGGCGACCATGGCCGTCGCACCCAACGGACGCATCGATGCCGCTTGGCTCGATACCCGCGATGCACCCGGGTCGGATTTTTCCGCCCTTTATTATTCCTATTCATTGGATGCGGGCGTCACTTGGTCGGCCAATGAGAAGTTGTCAGACGCGTTTGACCCCCACGTGGGCTACCCCAACCAAAACAAAATGGGCGATTACTTTGACATGGTATCGACCAATTCCGGCGCCCACCTGGCATGGGCAGGGACGCTCAATGGCGAGGAGGATGTGTATTACAGCTTCATCCAACCTGCTGTGATTGCTGGGGTGGCGGCATCGGAAGCGAGTGTCGAGTTTTCGATTTCCCCAAATCCGACCGATGGACAGTTGATCCTTGAAGTCGCTGAAGGCAAAACGGAATTGGTCATTTTGAATCCGATCGGGAATATTGTGCACCAACAACAGCTTCGGAAAGGCGCCACCGAATTGGACCTCCGAACGTTGCCCGCTGGGATGTACTTGTTACGCATCACGGCGGCCAATGGGACATCGAGCACCAAACGGATGGTGAAGTTGTAA
- a CDS encoding T9SS type A sorting domain-containing protein, with the protein MKNRLLSVLFVLFAIYSQGIYAQWVSNACPGVTITASQSSGMAGQPDCAGISAVLLPGGWTGTSGAGFVRYNWLSPISSVRIEFFSVNTNDYGTISTNSGGALSITSANGCAPVSGVVVGPYTGGGAYGTTAFQVTSTIPFTQLNFINTGASSGWVCDCPVNVILAVEMDFFQANYLENHGNVKLDWQTSTESNSSHFVVERSADGNEWQSVGSVKAAGNSTSSVSYTFEDALPISGKSMYRLQQVDLDGSFRLSGVETVFVDDYLKAYPTIADQVVHVTSLANAASVTIYDHLGKQHECPAIAEPNGFAFDVSQLENGFYFLRIADAGAVVSRKIWVRR; encoded by the coding sequence ATGAAAAATCGTCTCCTCTCGGTATTGTTTGTTCTCTTTGCGATCTACAGTCAAGGTATTTATGCTCAATGGGTGTCTAATGCCTGCCCCGGAGTGACGATTACGGCATCGCAGAGTTCTGGAATGGCCGGGCAGCCCGATTGTGCCGGGATCAGTGCAGTTTTGTTGCCGGGTGGATGGACCGGAACCTCGGGAGCTGGATTTGTGCGCTACAATTGGCTTTCGCCAATATCATCGGTGCGCATTGAGTTTTTCTCAGTGAATACGAACGACTACGGCACGATTTCGACCAATAGCGGTGGTGCACTTTCTATTACATCCGCTAACGGTTGCGCGCCCGTTTCCGGCGTTGTGGTAGGCCCATATACCGGCGGCGGTGCGTACGGGACGACTGCCTTCCAAGTCACTTCGACGATTCCCTTCACCCAGCTTAACTTTATCAACACCGGCGCCTCCTCCGGATGGGTCTGCGATTGCCCGGTCAACGTCATCCTAGCCGTCGAAATGGACTTTTTCCAAGCCAACTATCTCGAAAATCACGGAAATGTGAAGCTGGACTGGCAGACTTCTACGGAAAGCAACAGCAGCCACTTCGTCGTCGAGCGTTCCGCAGATGGCAACGAATGGCAGTCCGTGGGCTCGGTCAAGGCAGCTGGCAATTCGACGTCATCCGTCAGTTATACCTTTGAGGACGCATTGCCGATCAGTGGCAAAAGTATGTATCGGTTGCAGCAAGTCGATCTCGACGGATCGTTTCGCCTCTCAGGTGTAGAAACGGTGTTTGTGGATGATTATCTCAAGGCATATCCCACCATCGCGGATCAAGTTGTGCATGTGACAAGTCTGGCGAATGCTGCTTCCGTAACGATCTACGATCACCTTGGCAAACAACATGAATGCCCAGCCATCGCAGAACCAAATGGTTTTGCTTTTGATGTATCACAACTGGAAAATGGCTTTTATTTCTTGCGCATCGCCGATGCTGGTGCAGTAGTATCCCGCAAAATCTGGGTCCGGAGGTAA
- a CDS encoding site-specific DNA-methyltransferase: MPLRYIPYVPNTIEGQAILDNITRTQRLLRYRDSDKVVQRILRGMPYYEVTPVEAVGEPSENLVIRGECVSACAYLKDKGIEVDLVYIDPPFASGADYAKNVYIRKSPKLAEKIAAAEQEMDNDELRAFEEKMYGDIWDKEKYLNWMYENLIAIRSVMSDTASIYVHLDSKIGHYVKILLDEVFGESNFKNNIVWCYFGFKRNTTKKFPQKHDDIYYYVKNDDNYTWNTQLRPHSEQYLDRFKVDENGKRYRDDVNPTGGGSRVIYESDGDIVESFWNDIPPVNPVANERQDYSTQKPEALLQRIIKASSNEKMLVADFFGGSGVTAKVAHDLGRRFIHSDVGINSIQTVRDRLLEAKASFQILEVQDGVSLFRNPQQTMDKLAKFIPGLQRNTAGLSKFWFGAILDTKTGTIPVYVPDLINSQEKCLDIPAMNRIINQELQNLSFDAKRVIVYYIDIDDREGLEKFIRDNNATETEVELRDLKNLLHEVVIEDIVKLEIKASEESHETTVTQFISDRLIQKIHDFNEKGNLQSIKKGKKFDPITISEEGLELIELIAVDCQNAEGPWKSTTEIKIDKLGYVIVDGVKSKNFWDGKILSPTKPLRIKVRNISGDETIVKVS, translated from the coding sequence ATGCCACTTCGTTATATACCCTACGTACCCAATACCATCGAGGGCCAAGCGATCCTCGACAACATCACGCGTACGCAGCGGCTGTTGCGCTACCGTGACAGCGACAAAGTCGTGCAGCGGATATTGCGGGGCATGCCCTACTATGAGGTGACACCTGTGGAGGCCGTGGGTGAGCCTTCCGAGAATCTGGTCATCCGTGGGGAATGCGTCTCGGCTTGTGCTTACCTGAAAGACAAGGGGATTGAGGTGGATTTGGTGTATATTGATCCACCGTTTGCGAGTGGAGCGGATTATGCGAAGAATGTTTACATCCGAAAAAGTCCAAAATTAGCGGAAAAGATTGCCGCCGCTGAACAAGAAATGGATAATGATGAATTAAGAGCATTTGAAGAAAAAATGTACGGCGATATCTGGGACAAAGAGAAGTACCTGAATTGGATGTACGAAAACCTCATTGCCATTCGAAGTGTCATGAGTGATACTGCAAGCATCTATGTTCATCTTGATTCAAAAATTGGGCATTATGTCAAGATCTTATTAGATGAAGTTTTCGGCGAAAGTAATTTTAAAAATAATATTGTTTGGTGCTACTTTGGCTTCAAAAGGAATACCACCAAAAAATTTCCTCAAAAACACGATGATATATACTATTACGTAAAAAATGATGATAACTATACCTGGAATACTCAATTAAGACCGCATAGCGAACAGTATTTGGATAGATTTAAAGTTGATGAGAATGGCAAACGCTATAGAGACGATGTTAATCCAACTGGTGGTGGTTCAAGAGTTATTTATGAATCCGATGGAGATATTGTTGAATCATTCTGGAATGATATACCTCCAGTAAATCCAGTAGCAAATGAACGACAAGATTATTCAACACAAAAGCCAGAAGCACTATTACAACGAATTATCAAAGCAAGCAGTAATGAAAAAATGCTAGTCGCCGACTTCTTCGGCGGGAGCGGCGTCACCGCAAAGGTAGCCCACGACCTTGGTCGTCGATTCATCCACTCAGATGTTGGTATCAACAGCATCCAAACTGTTCGTGACCGCCTGCTAGAGGCCAAGGCTTCCTTTCAAATTTTGGAAGTTCAAGATGGGGTGAGCCTCTTCCGCAATCCGCAGCAGACTATGGATAAGCTCGCAAAATTCATCCCTGGCTTGCAACGCAACACGGCAGGCTTGAGCAAGTTTTGGTTTGGGGCGATCCTCGATACGAAAACAGGCACCATCCCCGTTTATGTCCCTGACCTGATCAATAGCCAAGAAAAGTGTCTGGACATTCCCGCCATGAATAGGATCATCAATCAAGAGCTCCAAAACCTGAGCTTTGATGCCAAGCGTGTGATTGTCTATTATATCGACATCGACGACCGCGAAGGCTTGGAAAAATTCATCCGTGACAACAACGCCACAGAAACCGAGGTAGAGCTTCGTGACCTCAAAAACCTCTTGCACGAAGTCGTGATCGAAGACATCGTGAAGTTGGAAATCAAAGCATCTGAGGAGAGCCATGAAACGACCGTGACCCAGTTCATCAGCGATCGCCTGATCCAGAAGATTCACGATTTCAATGAAAAAGGCAATCTCCAATCCATCAAGAAAGGAAAGAAGTTTGACCCCATCACCATCAGTGAAGAAGGTTTGGAACTCATCGAGTTGATCGCCGTCGATTGTCAAAATGCCGAAGGCCCATGGAAAAGCACCACGGAAATCAAAATCGACAAACTCGGGTATGTCATCGTTGATGGGGTGAAATCCAAGAACTTTTGGGACGGGAAGATCCTATCTCCGACGAAACCGCTACGCATCAAGGTTAGAAATATCAGTGGGGATGAGACGATTGTGAAGGTTTCTTGA